One part of the Pseudodesulfovibrio alkaliphilus genome encodes these proteins:
- the metK gene encoding methionine adenosyltransferase: protein MQIEGKYLFTSESVTEGHPDKVADQISDAILDAIIGQDPNARVACETLVTTGLAFIAGEISTTAFADFPEIVRATIKDIGYCSSDTMGFDWQTCAVISSIDKQSPDIAQGVDRTKPEEQGAGDQGMMFGFATNETPTLMPTPIYYAHKLSRRLTYVRKEGILDFLRPDGKTQVCVEFDNGRPVRIDNVVVSSQHSDSIAYADLKEAIMTEVVMKSLPEDLIDERLKAYINPTGRFVIGGPVGDCGLTGRKIINDTYGGAGAHGGGAFSGKDPSKVDRSGAYMARYVAKNVVASGLAEMCEVQIAYAIGVAEPVSVVVCSRGTGQVSDEQLTKAVTEVFDMRPYFIQERLNLRRPIFQLTTNYGHFGRERPEFTWEMTDAVDDLRTACKI, encoded by the coding sequence ATGCAGATCGAAGGAAAGTACCTGTTCACCTCGGAATCCGTGACCGAGGGCCACCCCGACAAGGTTGCGGACCAGATATCCGACGCCATTCTGGACGCCATCATCGGCCAGGACCCCAACGCCCGAGTGGCCTGCGAAACATTGGTCACCACCGGCCTCGCCTTCATCGCCGGCGAGATTTCCACCACAGCTTTCGCCGATTTCCCCGAGATCGTCCGGGCCACCATCAAGGACATCGGCTATTGCAGTTCCGACACCATGGGCTTTGACTGGCAAACCTGCGCGGTCATCTCCTCCATCGACAAGCAGTCCCCGGACATCGCGCAGGGCGTTGACCGGACCAAGCCCGAGGAACAGGGCGCCGGCGACCAGGGCATGATGTTCGGCTTCGCCACCAACGAGACCCCGACCCTGATGCCCACCCCCATCTACTACGCCCACAAGCTCTCGCGCCGACTGACCTATGTGCGCAAGGAGGGCATCCTTGATTTCCTGCGCCCCGACGGCAAAACCCAGGTCTGCGTGGAATTCGACAACGGCAGGCCCGTCCGCATCGACAACGTGGTCGTCTCCTCCCAGCACTCGGACAGCATCGCTTACGCCGATCTCAAGGAAGCCATCATGACCGAAGTCGTCATGAAATCCCTGCCCGAGGATCTGATCGACGAACGGCTCAAGGCATACATCAACCCCACCGGCCGCTTCGTCATCGGCGGCCCGGTCGGCGACTGCGGGCTCACCGGCCGCAAGATCATCAACGACACCTACGGCGGAGCAGGGGCTCACGGCGGCGGCGCCTTCTCCGGCAAAGACCCGTCCAAGGTGGACCGCTCCGGCGCGTACATGGCCCGCTATGTGGCCAAAAACGTGGTGGCCTCGGGGCTGGCCGAAATGTGCGAGGTACAGATCGCCTACGCCATCGGCGTGGCCGAGCCCGTCTCGGTGGTGGTCTGCTCGCGTGGCACCGGCCAGGTCTCGGACGAGCAGCTGACCAAAGCCGTCACCGAGGTTTTCGACATGCGCCCCTACTTCATCCAGGAGCGGCTCAACCTGCGCCGCCCCATCTTCCAGTTGACCACCAACTACGGCCACTTCGGTCGCGAACGGCCGGAATTCACCTGGGAAATGACCGACGCGGTGGACGACCTGCGCACCGCCTGCAAAATATAG
- a CDS encoding MarR family winged helix-turn-helix transcriptional regulator, producing the protein MRNLDEMKNEFANLSETLNKFIAINKKPMDFGVGVLINPSEIHAVAKLCDHGPMSLTELAERSFVSKGAMSQLVARLEKKGLVYRETAPDNQSKQILYPTGIGIRAQKGHMEFHMKHDREFLTYLSTMSNGEYAVFREVCRQMNRWMDSYLK; encoded by the coding sequence ATGCGAAACCTGGACGAAATGAAGAACGAGTTTGCCAACCTGAGTGAAACACTGAATAAATTCATAGCGATAAACAAAAAACCGATGGATTTTGGAGTGGGGGTACTCATCAACCCCTCCGAGATCCATGCCGTGGCCAAGCTCTGCGACCACGGCCCCATGAGCCTGACGGAGCTGGCCGAGCGATCCTTCGTGTCCAAGGGGGCCATGTCCCAGTTGGTGGCACGGCTTGAAAAAAAGGGGCTCGTTTACAGGGAGACAGCTCCTGACAATCAGTCGAAACAGATACTGTATCCCACGGGTATTGGCATAAGAGCCCAAAAAGGCCACATGGAATTCCACATGAAACACGACCGCGAATTCCTTACCTACCTGAGTACCATGTCCAATGGGGAATACGCCGTCTTCAGGGAGGTCTGTAGACAGATGAACCGTTGGATGGACAGCTACCTCAAGTAA
- a CDS encoding methyltransferase, with translation MPFPTPKTSLAPVENVLMEAISAQAIIDAVEMRLFDHLSRQPMPAASLAQTMQLKSEPLEAMLDILVERQLLTLDGKTYANTQMTEEYLVSSSPLFQGKALTLQQGHNEMIRKNLITLLKGGSMERDATDSKWAEADTMEGTLQHALNGQIQMAVAYLKELPEFASFRTMADIGGNHGHYSMELLAHNPKLISTILDLPQVIEPAMRRCSALGFGDRIACKPFDLRSDELPEAAFDLVFTSHVLYGCVDDMEKFFRNIHHSLKARGCFVSHHFSPDGGASRLYQTSVELITRLMGYKTHFLSGQVLKEALTATGFGNFTHTYTGCDGQALLLVARKL, from the coding sequence ATGCCCTTTCCCACCCCGAAGACCTCACTGGCCCCGGTCGAAAATGTGCTCATGGAAGCCATCAGCGCCCAGGCGATCATCGACGCCGTAGAAATGCGCCTCTTCGACCACCTGAGCAGGCAGCCCATGCCAGCGGCATCACTGGCCCAAACCATGCAACTGAAGTCCGAACCGCTGGAAGCCATGCTGGACATTCTGGTGGAACGCCAACTGCTCACCCTGGATGGCAAAACCTACGCCAACACGCAAATGACCGAGGAATATCTGGTCAGCTCCTCGCCGCTCTTCCAGGGCAAGGCGCTGACCTTGCAACAGGGCCACAACGAGATGATCCGCAAGAACCTGATCACCCTGCTCAAGGGCGGCAGCATGGAAAGGGATGCAACCGACTCCAAGTGGGCCGAGGCGGACACCATGGAGGGAACCCTCCAGCACGCCCTCAACGGCCAGATCCAGATGGCGGTCGCCTATTTGAAGGAGTTGCCCGAATTCGCCTCCTTCCGCACCATGGCCGACATCGGAGGCAACCATGGGCACTATTCCATGGAATTGCTGGCGCACAATCCCAAATTGATTAGCACCATCCTGGACCTTCCCCAAGTCATCGAACCGGCCATGCGGCGCTGCTCCGCTCTGGGCTTTGGCGACCGCATCGCCTGCAAGCCCTTTGATCTTCGCAGCGACGAGTTGCCCGAGGCGGCCTTTGACCTGGTCTTCACCTCCCATGTCCTCTATGGATGCGTGGACGACATGGAAAAGTTCTTCAGAAACATCCATCACTCGCTCAAGGCTCGTGGTTGCTTTGTTTCGCACCACTTCTCCCCGGATGGAGGGGCAAGCCGCCTGTACCAGACCAGCGTGGAACTGATCACCCGGCTGATGGGATACAAAACGCACTTCCTCTCCGGGCAGGTTCTGAAAGAAGCGCTCACGGCCACCGGCTTTGGCAACTTCACCCACACCTATACCGGCTGCGACGGCCAGGCGCTCCTTTTGGTGGCACGCAAGCTGTAA
- a CDS encoding substrate-binding periplasmic protein, which translates to MRNLMPCQHLVIPGMVLVLGILLSCNALRADEVRLVYEDFPPFEYQQEGEARGDSVVLIRRVCAELGLVPVFMNRPWARAVDDVRSGHADGIFSLFRSAEREKWLHFAEQPLAYEDTVVFVARGDLQPGSLEDLAGLRVGVVRGYHYGPDVSTRLPESPMLFKDVEALLAMLCEGRIDAALATRRSGEHVLERLGGCADRARVVLELARMPLHIAFSRRDEVRARRLADMFSRVLARLGADDGTNAEPVNPNPAEP; encoded by the coding sequence ATGAGAAATCTCATGCCCTGCCAGCATCTCGTTATTCCGGGAATGGTTCTTGTTTTGGGAATCCTTCTTTCCTGCAATGCGTTGAGGGCGGATGAAGTGCGCCTGGTTTACGAAGACTTTCCCCCGTTCGAATATCAACAGGAGGGCGAGGCCCGCGGCGACAGTGTCGTGCTGATCCGGCGGGTGTGTGCCGAGCTGGGGCTGGTTCCGGTGTTCATGAACCGGCCTTGGGCCAGGGCGGTGGACGATGTTCGCTCGGGTCACGCGGATGGGATATTCTCGCTTTTCCGATCCGCAGAGCGCGAGAAATGGCTGCATTTTGCAGAGCAGCCGCTGGCTTACGAGGATACGGTGGTCTTCGTGGCCAGGGGCGACTTGCAACCCGGGTCTCTGGAGGATCTCGCAGGACTGCGCGTGGGGGTGGTCCGGGGCTACCACTACGGGCCGGACGTTTCCACGCGGTTGCCGGAATCCCCTATGCTCTTCAAGGATGTTGAGGCGTTGCTCGCCATGTTGTGCGAGGGACGCATCGACGCGGCGCTGGCCACCCGGCGCTCGGGAGAGCATGTCCTGGAGCGGCTTGGAGGCTGTGCCGATCGGGCGCGGGTGGTTTTGGAGCTTGCCCGAATGCCGTTGCACATCGCGTTTTCCCGGCGGGACGAGGTTCGGGCAAGGCGGTTGGCCGATATGTTCTCGCGTGTGCTGGCCCGCCTCGGAGCGGACGATGGGACCAATGCCGAACCAGTCAATCCAAACCCAGCAGAGCCATAA
- a CDS encoding methyltransferase domain-containing protein, translated as MSKESIRRAFERARNTYANAAQLQDRVARRCAGHVPPGDYPAILEIGAGCGVLTRHIAPRCAHSRYVAVDISPGMLDQVSKHGLTNPELVVADGERLLMPPESFDLLVSSSTMQWYRSPEVSIRENLGLLRGGGRFAFSIFVDGTYAEFAEASAASGFGSMLPMRSVGYFMKILYDAAPTALEFEAVTHTAHYPTVADMLRTHRATGATATPGAKRPSRLAYQRFIDHYESNHRAPEGVRSTAVVLHVWGRR; from the coding sequence TTGTCTAAAGAGAGTATCCGCCGGGCCTTCGAGCGGGCCAGGAACACCTATGCCAATGCCGCCCAGCTGCAGGACCGAGTGGCGCGTCGGTGTGCCGGGCACGTTCCGCCGGGAGATTATCCGGCCATTCTCGAAATCGGTGCGGGCTGCGGCGTGCTGACCCGGCATATCGCTCCCCGGTGCGCCCATTCCCGCTATGTGGCCGTGGACATCTCCCCCGGCATGCTCGACCAGGTCAGCAAGCACGGACTGACGAATCCCGAGTTGGTGGTCGCTGACGGCGAGCGTCTCCTGATGCCCCCTGAAAGTTTCGACCTGCTGGTCAGTTCGTCCACCATGCAGTGGTACCGCTCGCCCGAAGTGTCAATCCGCGAAAATCTCGGATTGCTTCGGGGTGGGGGGCGGTTCGCTTTTTCCATCTTTGTTGACGGGACTTATGCCGAATTCGCCGAGGCTTCGGCCGCTTCCGGCTTCGGCTCCATGCTTCCCATGCGTTCCGTCGGGTATTTCATGAAAATATTGTACGACGCCGCGCCAACGGCTCTGGAGTTCGAGGCCGTGACCCATACGGCCCACTATCCCACAGTGGCGGACATGCTGCGCACCCATCGCGCCACGGGGGCCACGGCCACACCCGGCGCCAAGCGGCCGTCCAGGCTGGCCTACCAAAGGTTCATCGACCATTACGAAAGCAACCATCGGGCTCCCGAGGGCGTCAGGAGCACAGCCGTCGTCCTTCATGTATGGGGTCGGCGATGA
- a CDS encoding alpha/beta fold hydrolase, translating into MTDDFLFVSGWAGYPELYPSLAGKGEFLLPFVGCSEGEIFHRLDVSPASTLIGWSTGAHMILKRWSRVTSRFERIILLAPFLAFTDHVPETAVRAMIRSMRRNPEQTVRRFHADCGYAGRGVYREGDAEGLIAGLEYLRTSRAMPAHPGGSTTILVRGERDRIVPFQATESLRGVMPDASCLTLACGHYISGQDLADVVV; encoded by the coding sequence GTGACAGACGATTTCCTTTTTGTTTCCGGCTGGGCTGGCTACCCGGAACTCTATCCCTCCCTGGCGGGCAAGGGGGAGTTTCTCCTGCCCTTTGTCGGCTGTTCCGAGGGCGAGATTTTCCATCGGCTGGATGTTTCCCCTGCGTCCACGCTCATCGGCTGGTCCACGGGCGCACACATGATTCTCAAGCGATGGAGTCGCGTGACGAGTCGGTTTGAACGGATCATCCTTCTTGCGCCGTTTCTCGCCTTCACCGACCATGTCCCCGAGACGGCGGTGCGGGCGATGATCCGCAGTATGCGCCGGAATCCTGAGCAGACGGTCCGCCGATTCCATGCCGATTGCGGTTATGCCGGGCGGGGCGTCTATCGCGAAGGCGATGCCGAGGGGTTGATCGCCGGCCTGGAGTATCTGCGGACTTCCCGCGCCATGCCTGCACATCCGGGCGGAAGTACAACGATCCTTGTCCGCGGCGAGCGTGACCGCATCGTTCCGTTTCAGGCGACAGAGAGCCTCCGCGGTGTCATGCCGGACGCCTCCTGCCTGACTCTTGCCTGCGGGCATTACATTTCGGGACAAGACCTTGCTGATGTCGTTGTCTAA
- the bioF gene encoding 8-amino-7-oxononanoate synthase, producing the protein MLAHSHKKFIAREAAKLREGNRVRQIPPVDHGAERYLLHAGRRLLNLASNNYLGLAGHPALRQGAIEAVERYGTSSGASRLVSGNFALLDELEREMSSFKGQEDALVVGSGFAANLMILSSLADRHTVVFSDRLNHASIVDGIRLSGAKHVRYRHNDTDHLAKLLEAHAGAPRKVLVTDTVFSMDGDIADLATLVDLCQRHGVLSVVDEAHAAGIFGNGRGLAAQLGLADRVDIHMGTFSKGFGSYGAYIAGKAEIIGYLRNTGRPFIFSTALPPAVVGASLAAVRLVREADTLGRRLLDMARDVREYLGSLGLDVGSSRTAIIPVMLGGNEAALAARDALVERGVLVGAIRPPTVPQNTARLRISLRADLTDADLTLFKTAVAQMTERV; encoded by the coding sequence ATGTTAGCACATTCCCATAAAAAGTTTATTGCGCGGGAAGCGGCGAAGCTTAGAGAAGGAAACCGCGTCCGTCAAATTCCTCCAGTGGACCATGGCGCGGAAAGGTATCTGCTCCACGCCGGGAGAAGGCTTCTCAACCTTGCGTCCAACAACTACCTCGGGCTGGCCGGGCATCCCGCGCTCCGGCAGGGAGCCATCGAGGCTGTGGAGAGGTACGGCACCTCCAGCGGCGCATCAAGACTTGTCAGCGGCAATTTTGCCCTGCTTGATGAGCTGGAGCGGGAAATGAGCTCCTTCAAGGGGCAGGAGGATGCGCTGGTGGTGGGATCGGGCTTTGCCGCCAACCTGATGATCCTCTCCTCCCTGGCCGACCGGCATACCGTTGTCTTTTCGGACCGCCTCAACCACGCCAGCATCGTGGACGGTATCCGGCTGTCGGGTGCAAAGCATGTCCGTTACCGGCACAACGACACGGACCATCTCGCGAAACTGCTCGAGGCCCATGCGGGCGCCCCAAGAAAAGTGCTGGTTACGGACACGGTCTTTTCCATGGATGGCGACATCGCCGATCTTGCAACCCTTGTCGACCTCTGCCAGCGGCATGGGGTCCTGTCCGTGGTGGATGAGGCCCATGCCGCCGGAATCTTCGGCAACGGCAGGGGGTTGGCCGCCCAGCTCGGGTTGGCGGACCGGGTGGACATCCATATGGGAACCTTCAGCAAGGGGTTTGGCTCCTACGGTGCCTACATCGCCGGCAAGGCGGAGATCATAGGATACCTGCGAAATACCGGCAGGCCGTTCATTTTTTCCACGGCCCTGCCGCCAGCGGTGGTGGGCGCGAGCCTCGCTGCCGTGCGTCTCGTGCGTGAAGCCGACACGCTGGGGAGGCGACTGCTCGACATGGCACGCGATGTTCGGGAGTACCTCGGTTCGTTGGGCCTTGACGTTGGTTCGTCGCGAACCGCGATCATTCCTGTGATGCTTGGCGGCAACGAGGCGGCCCTGGCCGCACGCGATGCGCTCGTGGAGCGCGGTGTTCTGGTTGGTGCCATCCGGCCGCCCACAGTGCCTCAGAATACGGCCCGTCTGCGCATCAGCCTGCGGGCGGACCTGACCGATGCCGACCTGACGCTTTTCAAGACGGCTGTGGCGCAGATGACGGAGCGTGTGTGA
- the bioA gene encoding adenosylmethionine--8-amino-7-oxononanoate transaminase, producing the protein MDKTTQALWLPVTQMKDLEEHPALRICSGKGIYLYDAEGKPYMDAISSWWTNIFGHANPRITRTLAEQAARLEHVMLAGVTHPPAEDLARRLTTLTPDELTRVFFAGDGASAVEIAMKMSYASRRNTGHTEKRRFVGLSGGYHGETLGALSLCGHDAFSDIFRPLMPDNLSVTGPDCYRCPHGKTRNDCDAECFEHMEGALEKHGREVTAVFIEPMAQGAAGWRFYSPRYLRKLRECTRHHDIHLVFDEIAVGFGRLGTMFAMEQAGVTPDFLTLSKSITSGTLPLSVVMTTDAIYEAFLGDFTQMKAFMHSHTYMGNPLACAVANETLSMFEEGNVLETNKPKYRHLANHAALRFADHRHVGEVRSLGFITCVELVSDRATKTPFDWRLRTGFRIFREALKRGVLLRNLGDCLYFLPPYVITQDEITRLVDVAHAAMVEILGE; encoded by the coding sequence ATGGATAAGACAACGCAGGCTCTCTGGCTTCCGGTCACTCAGATGAAGGATCTTGAGGAACACCCGGCCCTCAGGATCTGCTCGGGCAAAGGAATATACCTATACGACGCCGAAGGCAAACCGTACATGGACGCCATCAGTTCCTGGTGGACCAACATCTTCGGCCATGCCAATCCGCGCATCACGCGCACCCTGGCCGAACAGGCCGCCCGGCTGGAACATGTTATGCTCGCGGGCGTCACCCATCCCCCGGCAGAGGATCTGGCCCGCCGCCTGACCACCCTGACCCCGGACGAACTGACCAGGGTTTTCTTTGCGGGCGACGGCGCCAGCGCCGTGGAAATCGCCATGAAGATGAGCTACGCCTCCCGCCGCAACACGGGCCATACGGAAAAGCGGCGGTTCGTCGGCCTGTCCGGCGGCTATCACGGCGAAACCCTCGGTGCGCTCTCCCTGTGCGGGCACGACGCCTTTTCCGACATCTTCCGCCCGCTCATGCCGGACAACCTCAGCGTCACCGGCCCGGACTGCTACCGCTGCCCTCACGGCAAGACGCGCAACGACTGCGATGCCGAGTGCTTCGAGCACATGGAGGGAGCCCTGGAAAAACACGGCCGGGAGGTCACGGCGGTCTTTATCGAGCCCATGGCCCAGGGAGCCGCTGGCTGGCGGTTTTATTCGCCGCGCTATCTGCGCAAGCTGCGCGAGTGTACCCGGCACCATGACATCCACCTTGTGTTTGACGAGATCGCGGTCGGTTTCGGACGGCTTGGCACCATGTTCGCAATGGAACAGGCCGGAGTCACACCGGATTTCCTGACCCTGTCCAAGTCCATCACCTCGGGCACGCTGCCGCTCTCGGTGGTCATGACCACGGACGCGATCTACGAGGCGTTTCTCGGCGACTTCACCCAAATGAAGGCGTTCATGCACAGCCACACCTACATGGGCAACCCCCTGGCCTGCGCAGTGGCCAACGAAACGCTGTCCATGTTTGAGGAAGGAAACGTCCTCGAAACCAACAAGCCCAAATACAGACATCTCGCCAACCATGCCGCCCTGCGGTTCGCGGACCACCGCCATGTGGGCGAAGTCCGCTCCCTGGGCTTCATCACCTGTGTCGAGCTTGTGTCCGACCGGGCGACGAAAACTCCTTTCGACTGGAGACTGCGGACCGGCTTCAGGATATTCCGGGAGGCGCTCAAGCGGGGTGTGCTGCTGCGCAACCTCGGCGACTGCCTCTACTTCCTGCCGCCCTACGTCATCACCCAGGACGAGATCACCCGACTGGTGGACGTTGCCCATGCCGCCATGGTCGAAATACTGGGGGAATAA
- the bioD gene encoding dethiobiotin synthase, translating to MERYFISGTNTGVGKTIFSAWLSKRLLAEGKRVTYVKPVQTGFPADDDAAFVRAHAGLAPGDARVIMTGTEPVAPCFLWETFPFDAVANAINDVAGCDALLVEGAGGLLVPLDMKRQMFEIARACDLRTILVVPNRLGCINDAQLSVRFLASEGLPLAGLAVNDHYASDTLNRERNKRMLDHLLPGSVAYEFGTLTG from the coding sequence ATGGAACGCTACTTCATCTCCGGCACCAATACCGGGGTCGGCAAGACGATCTTCTCCGCATGGCTCTCCAAAAGGCTCCTTGCCGAGGGAAAACGCGTCACCTACGTCAAGCCCGTCCAGACCGGCTTCCCCGCGGACGACGACGCGGCCTTTGTCCGCGCACACGCGGGGCTTGCCCCTGGGGACGCCCGGGTCATCATGACCGGCACCGAGCCAGTGGCTCCCTGCTTTCTCTGGGAAACCTTCCCCTTTGACGCCGTCGCGAACGCGATCAACGACGTTGCCGGATGCGATGCCCTGCTCGTCGAGGGAGCCGGGGGGCTCCTCGTGCCGCTGGACATGAAAAGACAAATGTTTGAAATAGCCCGCGCCTGTGACCTGCGTACCATTCTCGTGGTCCCCAACCGCCTGGGATGTATCAACGACGCCCAACTCTCGGTGCGTTTCCTGGCGTCCGAGGGACTGCCCCTGGCTGGCCTGGCCGTCAATGACCACTATGCCTCCGACACCCTCAACCGGGAACGCAACAAGCGCATGCTCGACCACCTCCTGCCCGGATCGGTTGCATATGAGTTCGGGACGCTGACGGGCTAG
- a CDS encoding EAL domain-containing protein — protein sequence MQRNNGNPSMVNCVTPLQEILEHPAIITHFQPQISLRRKAVIGLEALSRGFNAVTGEIIPPALLFAQAQEQPLRLALDRACRTRAAESFAALHRRDKSIMLSMNIDAACINEETRGSSHLLKLIKRCDICPSNVIIEIIESRCEDMDALLEFVRFYRKKNFLIALDDVGTGFSNLDRIPLLKPDVLKLDRALIRGVDSQFHKLEVVRSFVQMANRLGCLVLAEGVESGDEVLCLLANGVDVFQGFYFARPAPGLDAVPGMAAKVDALAERHRQDRTRRIAEDKRLFSSYDLTILTMCQGLAQTPSRGLNQAMTQYLETHDGVECLYVLDMKGRQVSDTLCDPDKLKKSKRFLYEPARFGTDHSLKEYFLPIQAGLEKFTSDPYISLASGNLCTTIARVFHHKSSGRHLILCADMSREGAVCGL from the coding sequence ATGCAGCGAAACAACGGCAATCCCTCAATGGTCAACTGTGTGACTCCACTGCAGGAGATACTAGAACATCCTGCCATTATTACGCATTTCCAGCCTCAGATCTCGCTTCGGCGCAAGGCCGTCATCGGCCTGGAGGCTTTGAGCAGGGGGTTCAATGCGGTCACGGGAGAAATCATCCCGCCCGCCCTCCTCTTTGCCCAGGCACAGGAGCAGCCTCTGCGCCTTGCTCTGGACCGGGCGTGCCGCACCCGTGCGGCCGAGTCCTTCGCGGCCCTGCACCGTCGCGACAAGTCCATCATGCTTTCGATGAATATCGACGCCGCCTGCATCAACGAGGAAACGCGGGGCTCAAGCCATCTGCTCAAGCTCATCAAGCGGTGCGACATTTGCCCCAGCAACGTGATCATTGAGATCATCGAATCAAGATGCGAAGACATGGACGCTCTTCTGGAATTCGTCCGTTTCTACCGCAAGAAGAATTTTCTCATTGCCCTTGACGATGTGGGGACCGGATTCTCGAACCTTGACCGCATCCCCTTGCTCAAGCCGGACGTGCTCAAGCTCGATCGGGCCTTGATCCGCGGGGTGGACAGCCAGTTTCACAAGCTGGAGGTGGTGCGCAGTTTCGTTCAGATGGCCAACCGTCTGGGCTGCCTCGTGCTGGCCGAGGGGGTGGAGTCGGGGGACGAGGTTCTTTGTCTGCTGGCCAACGGGGTGGATGTGTTCCAAGGGTTCTACTTTGCCCGCCCGGCTCCGGGGCTGGACGCGGTGCCCGGCATGGCTGCCAAGGTGGACGCTCTGGCCGAGAGGCACCGCCAGGACCGTACTCGCCGTATCGCCGAGGACAAGCGCCTTTTTTCCAGCTATGATCTGACCATTCTGACCATGTGCCAGGGACTGGCGCAAACCCCCTCGCGAGGGCTCAATCAGGCCATGACCCAGTATCTTGAAACCCATGATGGGGTGGAGTGTCTCTATGTACTCGACATGAAGGGGCGGCAGGTCTCCGACACTCTCTGCGACCCGGACAAGTTGAAAAAGAGCAAACGGTTCCTTTACGAACCGGCGCGTTTTGGCACGGACCACTCCCTCAAGGAATATTTCCTGCCCATCCAGGCCGGGCTTGAGAAGTTCACCTCCGACCCCTACATCTCCCTGGCCTCGGGCAACCTGTGCACCACCATCGCCCGTGTCTTTCACCACAAGAGCAGCGGCCGCCACCTGATCCTGTGCGCGGACATGAGCCGGGAGGGCGCGGTCTGCGGGCTCTAG
- a CDS encoding P-II family nitrogen regulator, translated as MKLIIAYIRPEKLNDVKQALYAKEIYSMSVTNILGSGRQKGFTETYRGVQMEVNLLKKVRLEIGVNDDFEDKAIGAIRSAGATGKEGDGVVFVVELAKALRIRTGEDGIL; from the coding sequence ATGAAGCTCATCATAGCATACATCAGGCCAGAAAAGCTCAACGACGTGAAGCAGGCGCTCTATGCCAAGGAGATATACTCCATGTCCGTGACCAACATCCTCGGTTCCGGGCGGCAGAAGGGGTTCACCGAGACCTATCGCGGCGTACAGATGGAAGTGAACCTGCTCAAGAAGGTCCGCCTTGAGATCGGCGTCAACGACGATTTCGAGGATAAGGCCATCGGGGCCATCCGTTCGGCCGGGGCCACAGGCAAGGAGGGCGACGGCGTGGTCTTCGTCGTCGAGCTGGCCAAGGCCCTGCGTATCAGAACCGGCGAGGACGGCATACTCTAG